In Gymnogyps californianus isolate 813 chromosome 1, ASM1813914v2, whole genome shotgun sequence, the following are encoded in one genomic region:
- the LOC127029657 gene encoding histone H5 has product MTESPAPAPAPVAKPKRARAARRPPAHPTYSDMIAAAIRAEKSRGGSSRQAIQKYVKSHYKVGQHADTQIKLSIRRLLAAGVLKRTKGVGASGSFRLAKADKAKKSPAKKRKKAARKSTSPRKAARPRKAKSPAKKPKSAARKATKKSRASPKKAKKPKTVKAKSLKASKPKKAKRSKPKVKSSARKSPKKK; this is encoded by the coding sequence ATGACGGagagcccggccccggccccggctccggTAGCCAAGCCCAAGCGGGCCAGGGCGGCACGGCGGCCGCCGGCCCACCCCACCTACTCGGACATGATCGCAGCGGCCATCCGGGCCGAGAAGAGCCGTGGCGGCTCCTCCCGCCAGGCCATCCAGAAGTACGTGAAGAGCCACTACAAGGTGGGCCAGCACGCCGACACCCAGATCAAGCTCTCCATTCGGCGCCTGCTCGCCGCCGGTGTCCTCAAGCGGACCAAAGGGGTCGGCGCCTCAGGCTCTTTCCGCCTGGCCAAGGCCGACAAGGCGAAGAAGTCCCCAGccaagaagaggaagaaggcgGCCAGGAAATCCACATCGCCCCGGAAAGCGGCTAGGCCCAGGAAAGCCAAGTCGCCGGCAAAGAAGCCCAAATCTGCCGCCAGGAAGGCCACGAAGAAGTCGAGGGCCAGCCCGAAGAAAGCCAAGAAGCCAAAGACTGTTAAGGCCAAGTCGCTGAAGGCATCCAAGCCCAAGAAGGCAAAGCGGTCGAAACCCAAAGTCAAGTCCAGCGCCCGGAAATCACCCAAGAAGAAGTGA